The Hymenobacter sp. DG01 genome has a segment encoding these proteins:
- a CDS encoding cob(I)yrinic acid a,c-diamide adenosyltransferase, whose amino-acid sequence MKIYTKTGDQGLTSLIGGTRVPKSSLRIDCYGTVDELNSYVGLVRDQDVNASRRGLLKEIQDRLFTIGASLASDPEKSRMKIPDLQAEDITLLEREMDRMNEGLPELRVFVLPGGHQSVSFAHVARCVCRRAERLVIQLREDSFVADLVIMYLNRLSDFLFVLSRQMAHELNAEEVKWEPRM is encoded by the coding sequence TTGAAAATCTATACCAAAACCGGCGACCAGGGCCTGACCTCGCTCATTGGCGGCACGCGCGTGCCCAAATCCAGCCTCCGCATAGACTGCTACGGTACGGTAGATGAGTTGAACTCCTACGTGGGTCTGGTGCGCGACCAGGATGTAAATGCCTCCCGCCGCGGCTTGCTCAAAGAAATTCAGGATCGTCTTTTTACCATAGGGGCCTCACTGGCTTCCGATCCGGAAAAATCCAGAATGAAAATTCCGGACCTCCAGGCCGAGGACATTACCCTGCTGGAGCGCGAAATGGACCGCATGAATGAAGGCCTGCCCGAGTTGCGGGTTTTTGTATTGCCGGGCGGACACCAGTCGGTATCATTTGCCCACGTAGCCCGGTGCGTATGCCGGCGGGCCGAGCGGCTGGTAATTCAGCTGCGCGAAGACTCCTTCGTGGCCGACCTGGTAATTATGTACCTCAACCGCCTCTCCGATTTTCTTTTCGTACTCAGCCGCCAGATGGCGCATGAGCTGAATGCCGAAGAAGTAAAGTGGGAGCCCCGCATGTAG
- a CDS encoding ABC transporter ATP-binding protein, whose product MLYPVIETTDISKVYRMGTEEIHALQSVSITIQRGEYVAFMGPSGSGKSTLMNIVGCLDTPSGGRYILNGKDVSNMTDNQLADVRNREIGFVFQSFNLLPRATALDNVALPLIYAGYGKSERQDMAHEALRSVGLAERSMHKPNELSGGQRQRVAIARALVNNPSIILADEPTGALDTRTSHEIMELFEALYVRGNTIIMVTHEEDIARHAHRIVRLRDGLVESDVVNNDVATHQLANQ is encoded by the coding sequence ATGCTGTATCCCGTTATCGAAACCACTGATATTTCCAAAGTTTACCGTATGGGAACGGAGGAAATTCATGCCCTGCAATCGGTGTCCATTACCATTCAGCGGGGTGAGTACGTTGCTTTCATGGGGCCTTCCGGCTCGGGCAAGTCCACGCTCATGAATATCGTGGGCTGCCTGGACACTCCTTCCGGCGGCCGCTATATTCTGAATGGCAAGGACGTCAGCAACATGACGGACAACCAGCTGGCCGACGTACGGAACCGGGAAATCGGCTTTGTGTTCCAGTCGTTTAACCTGCTGCCCCGGGCCACGGCGCTTGATAACGTAGCCCTACCCCTGATTTATGCGGGCTATGGTAAAAGTGAGCGGCAGGACATGGCCCATGAGGCCCTACGCAGCGTAGGACTGGCCGAGCGCTCCATGCACAAGCCCAATGAGCTGAGTGGCGGCCAGCGCCAGCGCGTAGCCATTGCCCGGGCCTTGGTCAACAACCCCAGCATCATTCTCGCCGACGAACCCACCGGTGCCCTCGACACCCGCACCAGCCACGAAATCATGGAGTTGTTTGAAGCGCTGTACGTGCGTGGGAACACTATTATCATGGTAACGCACGAGGAGGACATTGCCCGCCACGCCCACCGCATTGTGCGCCTGCGCGACGGCCTGGTGGAATCAGACGTGGTTAACAACGATGTGGCAACCCATCAGCTAGCCAACCAGTAG